Within Bdellovibrio bacteriovorus HD100, the genomic segment GACGATGGCCTCGCAGAATCTGACAGGGGTGGCCGTATTAAAAGCTTCCGGCTATCAGCCGCCGATTTCTCCGGTGATCACCGGAACGGGTCTTGCCACGATGTTGCTGGCACCCTTCGGCGCTTTCTCTGTGAACTTTGCTGCAATCACGGCGGCGATTTGTGCGGGGCCGGAAGCCCACAAAGATCCTGCCAAGCGCTATATCAGCTCTATTTCTGCCGGAGTTTTCTATTTGCTGATTTCACTTTTTGCCGCCTCGATCATGGCGATTTTTGCGGTCTTCCCGAAAGAGCTGGTTTTGTCGGTGGCAGGCATCGCCTTGTTTGCGACAATTGCCAACGGTCTGGCATCTGCCATGCGTGAGGACTGGAGCCGAGAGGCGGCTCTGCTCACGTTCCTGGTGACAGCTTCGGGAGTGACATTGTGGGGGATCGGCTCGCCGTTTTGGGGTTTGGTGGCCGGGGGCATTGGCCTTGTGGTGACAAGGCCTGCAAAATAGTTAAATAAGAACCAGATGGCGTTCCACTTCCAGCACCGGGGAGCTCAGGGGCTGGACGGTGACTTTCAGATCCTTGAACTTTTTGCGCGCCAACGCGACTTCTTCGTCGATCTTTTCTTTGCGGCCTTTGAGCAGGAAGTACTTGCCGCCCTTTTTGTAGTAATCACGGCTGAATTCCAAAATCACATCAACAGGTTTGAAGGCACGCGAAGTGACCACTTCGATTTTTTCAAGCTTTGGTGGGATCTCGCCGTGAATGCGCAGATTCGGCGCAATGCTTACGCAGCGATTTAAGAAGTCCTGCTTCAGTTTGGATTTTTCAAACAGATGATATTCCACGTTCGGGAACTGAATGGCATAGATCACACCCGGCAGTCCACCGCCAGAACCAAAATCCGCCGCGACTTTCACATCTTTCGGAAAGTCCTTGATCGGGAGCAGGCAGTCGATGACGTGATTGTCGATCAGCTCCTCATAGGTCATTTTGCGGCTGATCAGATTCAATTCTTCATTGGAGGACCACAACAGATCCAGATAAGCCTTCAGCTGAGGCAGCGCTGCTTCGTTGAAACCAAGCTGTAAAAAGACCGGACGACGTTTTTCGAAATGTTCAGACATCCCCCAGTTGTAAAGACTTCGTCGCCAAAAGGGAAGTTCAGACTCAAGCGACGTTCACTTTTTTGCCACGAACAGGCCTTCGGTGTGTAGGAAATCCATGATTTTCGGTTTATGGAAAAAGGCCCAGAAAATTACAAAAACTTCGACAGTTTGAACAACAGTCAAGAGGGTCCAAATTTGTGCCGATGGGTTCAGAATGAAAAACACCCCTCAACACAAACTTTTTTTCGTAGTCGCCCTGTTGCTTGTTGTTCAGATCCTGGCGGGTTGTAAATCTTCTAGCTCCACGACGGCAGGTTCCACAGAGAACTCCTCGTCGTCGACTCCTGATCCTGATACCGGCACCACAACGCCGGATCCTATCGAACCGGAAGTCGTTCCGCCGGTGACGCCTCCTTCGGTGGATAGCAATCTGCGCGAAGTCATTCCTCTTTGGGAAGACAAGGTTGCTGACGGCAAGGCTTGGTCTACCCACGTTTACAGTGCACTGGATAAGCTGGGTCCGAATCTGCTGGATGTGATTCCTGCGGACCGCAGCTTGTTTTGTCCGAAGTATTCCAGCTTGTCCTATGCTCAGCGCAAGCAGTATTGGGCTTTTGTGCTGTCGTCCATGGTCAGATTTGAGAGTAACTTTAAAACCGCAATGTCCTACACCGAGGATTTTAACGACAGCAACGGCAATCGTGTGATCAGCCGGGGCTTGTTGCAGATTTCCATCGAGTCAGGCAATGCTTATGGCTGTGGTTTTAAGTCCACCAAAGATCTTCATGATCCTTTGCAGAACCTGAGCTGTGGTATCAGAATTCTGGATCGCTGGGTGAGTCGCGACGGGCGTATTGCCGGTAAAGTGGATGGAGCCTGGAAAGGTGGCGCCCGCTACTGGTCTGTGCTGCGTGCCGGTGACAAGACCAGCTATAAGTCCATCGTCAGCTGGAGCCAGAATCTGTCTATTTGCAAGTAGATCGTTTTGATCTTCACCGGATCGGTGCTATGCTGGGTTCGCTTAAACAAAAGGAGCATCCATGGCATCGATCACACTCAAAGGCAATCCCGTTAACACTTCCGGCACTCTTCCTGAAGCGGGCACTGCCGCCAAAGACTTCAAATTTGTGCGCAACGATCTTTCTGAAGTCTCTTTGCACACCTTCGCAGGCAAAAAGAAAGTTTTGAACATCTTCCCAAGCGTGGACACCGGCACTTGTGCTGCTTCTGTTCGTCGTTTCAATCAGGAAGCCTCCAAACTGGATAACACGGTTGTTCTGAACATCTCTGCGGACCTGCCGTTTGCCCAAGCCCGTTTCTGTGGCGCTGAAGGCATCAAGAACTGCGAGACTGTTTCCACTTTCCGCAGCTCTTTTGGCAAGGACTGGGGCGTTCAGATCGTGGATTCTCCGCTGGCGGGTCTTCTTTCCCGTGCGGTGGTGACTCTTTCTGCAGATAACAAGATTTTGTATGTTGAGCAGGTGTCCGAGATCGTCAATGAGCCAAATTACGAAGCGGCTTTGGCGTCTTTGAAGTAATCAGGTCTGTTATAATTGCAAAGCGGCTTTGGGCGAAGGCTCAAAGCCGCTTTTTTTTGTCTCTTTTCAACGGGTTGTGGTACACCTGCCCGCTATGAAATTGCATAATTCCCCCGTTCGCGCCCATACCTTTCAGGAAATGAACCTGGCACCCGTGCTGTTGCCGGCTTTAACGAAAATGAAAATCTCCAAACCGACGCCGGTGCAAAGCCAGGCGATCCCGGCAAGCCTGGATGGTTCTGATATCATCGCCATCGCCCAAACCGGCAGCGGCAAGACGCTGGCTTTCGCCTTGTCTTTGCTGACCACTTTGCAGAAGAAACCTGAGGCGCGTGGTTTGATT encodes:
- the rsmG gene encoding 16S rRNA (guanine(527)-N(7))-methyltransferase RsmG — protein: MSEHFEKRRPVFLQLGFNEAALPQLKAYLDLLWSSNEELNLISRKMTYEELIDNHVIDCLLPIKDFPKDVKVAADFGSGGGLPGVIYAIQFPNVEYHLFEKSKLKQDFLNRCVSIAPNLRIHGEIPPKLEKIEVVTSRAFKPVDVILEFSRDYYKKGGKYFLLKGRKEKIDEEVALARKKFKDLKVTVQPLSSPVLEVERHLVLI
- a CDS encoding transglycosylase SLT domain-containing protein; this encodes MKNTPQHKLFFVVALLLVVQILAGCKSSSSTTAGSTENSSSSTPDPDTGTTTPDPIEPEVVPPVTPPSVDSNLREVIPLWEDKVADGKAWSTHVYSALDKLGPNLLDVIPADRSLFCPKYSSLSYAQRKQYWAFVLSSMVRFESNFKTAMSYTEDFNDSNGNRVISRGLLQISIESGNAYGCGFKSTKDLHDPLQNLSCGIRILDRWVSRDGRIAGKVDGAWKGGARYWSVLRAGDKTSYKSIVSWSQNLSICK
- the tpx gene encoding thiol peroxidase, encoding MASITLKGNPVNTSGTLPEAGTAAKDFKFVRNDLSEVSLHTFAGKKKVLNIFPSVDTGTCAASVRRFNQEASKLDNTVVLNISADLPFAQARFCGAEGIKNCETVSTFRSSFGKDWGVQIVDSPLAGLLSRAVVTLSADNKILYVEQVSEIVNEPNYEAALASLK